A window of the Catharus ustulatus isolate bCatUst1 chromosome 23, bCatUst1.pri.v2, whole genome shotgun sequence genome harbors these coding sequences:
- the CCR10 gene encoding C-C chemokine receptor type 10, which yields MGWGFLHVLDALGQTLLPWLGAPRFGLHTRTTETEQSCYFCPQHADVKDAPSKGFRIRLQSGVTPGSSPGLGLFSAPFAVSGAARGQTTALEALRHQQLQTHQPGKRLCCAMMEQATPSPISTELMSTTDFYPWESGYSGEASMLPELCEKQEIRAIARIFQPVVYLLLSLLGIVGNGLVLLTLTLYRRAHTVTDVCVLHLALSDLLLLLTLPFAVTNTLDGWSPGTATCKALQGLYALNFYSGFLFLTCISMDRYVAIVQVPTACRLRPRARRHGWLAAGLAWLLAMLLALPQFIYSQAEQHQDIWLCRVAFPRLVSQAARGATNLVQVVLGFTMPFVVMAICYAAVARTLLAARGAQPHRALRVLLALVLVFVALQLPHSLMVLLDAAELLASWEMSCAQSRRKDLALLVTGGLAYLRCCLNPVLYVFLGQRFRRELWQLASDAGCVGSPNPRRSGSPSPRRRTSLSSYVV from the exons atgggctggggttTCCTGCATGTGCTGGATGCCCTCGGCCAgaccctgctcccctggctggGTGCTCCCAGGTTTGGCCTGCACACCCGCACTACAGAGACTGAGCAGAGTTGCTATTTCTGTCCCCAGCATGCAGATGTAAAAGATGCACCAAGTAAAGGATTCAGGATAAGGCTCCAAagtggggtcacacctgggtcctccccagggctgggcctGTTCTCTGCACCATTCGCAGTATCGGGAGCTGCACGTGGTCAAACCACAGCTTTAGAAGCACTGAGACATCAACAGCTTCAGACCCACCAGCCAGGGAAAAGGCTCTGCTGTGCAATGATGGAGCAG GCAACTCCCAGCCCCATCTCAACAGAGCTGATGTCCACCACTGACTTCTACCCCTGGGAGAGCGGGTACTCAGGTGAGGCCAGCATGCTGCCTGAGCTCTGTGAGAAGCAGGAAATACGGGCTATTGCCCGCATCTTCCAGCCTGTCGTGTACCTGCTGCTCTCATTGCTGGGCATAGTGGGGAatgggctggtgctgctcacaCTCACCCTCTACCGCCGGGCTCACACCGTCACCGATGTCTGCGTTCTGCACCTCGCTCTATCTgacctcctgctgctcctgacgCTGCCCTTCGCCGTCACCAACACTCTGGACGGCTggtccccaggcacagccacctGCAAGGCGCTGCAGGGTCTCTACGCCCTCAATTTCTACAGCggcttcctcttcctcacctGCATCAGCATGGATCGCTATGTGGCCATTGTGCAGGTGCCCACCGCCTGCCGCCTGCGCCCACGAGCTCGCCGCCACGGCTGGCTGGCGgcagggctggcctggctgctggccatgctgctaGCCCTGCCCCAGTTCATCtacagccaggcagagcagcaccaggataTCTGGCTCTGTCGTGTCGCCTTCCCCCGTCTGGTCTCACAGGCAGCCCGGGGGGCCACCAACCTGGTGCAGGTGGTGCTCGGCTTCACGATGCCCTTCGTGGTGATGGCAATCTGCTACGCAGCTGTGGCACGAACACTGCTGGCGGCCCGCGGTGCCCAGCCCCACCGGGCGCTGCGAGTGCTGCTGGCCCTCGTGCTCGTTTTTgtggccctgcagctgccccacagcctgATGGTGCTGCTGGACGCGGCCGAGCTGCTGGCCAGCTGGGAGatgagctgtgcccagagccgCCGCAAGGACCTGGCACTGCTGGTCACCGGCGGGCTGGCGTACCTGCGCTGCTGCCTCAACCCCGTGCTCTACGTCTTCCTTGGCCAGCGCTTCCGCcgggagctgtggcagctcgCCAGCGACGCCGGCTGTGTTGGGTCTCCCAACCCGCGCCGCTCCGGCAGCCCCAGTCCGCGCCGCCGGACATCGCTCTCCTCCTACGTGGTGTAG